CGGGTCGCCGAGCGCACCCACGGAGTCGATCGTGAGCTCTTTGTCTTTCTTCCAGCCGCTCTCGCTCTTGGCAAAGCGCGCGACTTTTCCCCCCGCTAATGTCGCGTAGAGTGCCTGCCCGCTCGGCTCCCAGACAATCCCCAGTGGCCCCGCCTCGATTCCGGCGACGCTCGCGACTGACTCGCCCGTGGCGCTGTAGAGCGCAACCTGGTTCTGCGCCAGCACCGCCACGAGCGCACCATCGGGCGAGACCGCCACATCCTTGGGCCGCGACGCCCGCAGGGTCTGCAACTTCCCCACAGGCGTGATGCGCTGGTTCGACGATACCAACGCCGCGCCGCCGGCCTGCTCCCCAATCTGCTCGACTCGTCCTTGTGTCAGCCCCATGGTCATGGCTCCCAGGCCAAGCACCAGCGCCAATCCTGCCCCTTGTGTCTTCATGTCGATAGGATACCAAATTACCGGGGAGGGTTGATTAAATTGTCTTGTGACCGTGGTTTTAGCCAGGACGGTAAACGTCCGGCTGTAGGGCCTTTGGCCGCCTCCTCGTTCCTCGTCGGTACAATTTCCGAGCGGAGCGAGGCGGCGGAGGCACGACGCCCCATAGCCGCACGATTTCCGTGCGGGTTAGGAACCAAACAGCTCGCGTGCCTCGGTGATGCTGCGCTGGTCGGTATCGGTGCGGGAGAGGGACTCGGGCGTGCCGGGCTCCCAGCCTTGCTCGATATAGACCGGGATGGTGGGGCAGTGCTGTGTTACGTAGGCCGCGATGGGGGTAAAGTCGATGTCGCCGCCTTGCTGGAAGCTCTCGGTAAAAATGCCGCCCTGGGTCTGGCGCAGGTGCAGACAGCAGAGGCGCTCGCCGTAGAGGGAGAGCAGGGTCTCCACCGCGACCTGGCTACCGCCGCAGCCACGGTGCACCCACTGGGGATCGAAACAAAAGCCCATGAGCTCGGCAGGAACTGCGGCCAGCATGGCGTGGAGCTCGCGCGCCCCGTGGCGCAGCTCGGCATCGTGGATGTGGTAGGCGACCAGGACGCCCTCGGCACTCAGGGTGCTACAGAGCGCACGCAGGGCACGGCCTTGCAGGCGCAGCTGGTCGTCGGTCTTGTCCTGCGGCTTGCCCCACGCCAGCGGCTCCGCATTGATCGTCAGGCACTGTGCGCCCCGCGCCTTGGCCCAGAGTGCCGCCTCGGTGAGCGCATCGAAGCTCGCCTCGGCACCGGGCTCGTGCAGGCGGACATTTCGGTAGGTCGAGAGCAGCGCCAGCCCGTGCCTGTCCATCGCCTTCCCTAAGCGCTCCCGATCCGCCGCGTCCTCCGAGAGAAAGGGCTCAAAACAGCTCGCCCCCGCCGCTTTTACACTGGCGAGTGCCTCATCGTAGTGGTCTTCCAGGCGCTTGAGCCGCCGCCCGTAGTGCTGGCCCCACCGCCAGGCTCCGATTCCTAGTTGCATACGCCCGCATTTTAGAGCAAAATCTAGAATATGGAAACAACGGCGCTACCGTTCCGCCTCACCGACGATGAGCGAAGGCACTTTAACGAGCAAGGGTATCTGATTGTCGAGGACGCACTCAACCGCGAGCAGGTCGCACGCCTGACCGCCCTCACCGACACGGTCCACGAAAAGAAGCTCGCGGCAGGCTTCGATCCGCACACGGCTCTCTTCTACCCTAACTTCATCCCCGATGCCCCGGAGTTCGCGGACTTAGTGGACTACGAGAAGATTCTACCAAAGGTCTGGGGCATTCTGGGCTGGAATATCTACCTCTACCACGCGCATCTGATCGTCACGCCGCCCTCGGGCAAGCCGCGCGACAACAAGACCTTTGGCTGGCACCAGGACAGCGGTCGGGTCAACCAAGAAATGGAGAGTCACCCGCGTCCGCGCCTCTCGCTGAAAGTGGCGTATTTTCTCTCCGACACCAGCGAGGAGGGGCGCGGCAACTTCTGGATCATCCCCGGGAGCCATTTAGACGACACCCTCACGCTCCCGGAGAACCGCGAAGGCCAGCCCGCGGGCGCGATTCCCGTGAAGGTGAAGCCCGGCACCGCGGTGTTCTTCGACCGGCGCCTCTGGCACACCGCCAGCCCCAACTGGAGCGAGATCACCCGCAAGATTCTCTTCTACGGCTACGGCTACCGCTGGATTCGCACCAAGGACGACATGACGGTCCAGGACCTCTGGCCCCACTCCGATCCGATCCGCAAGCAGCTCCTCGGCTACGGCACCAACTGCAACGGCTTCTACTCGCCCACCGACGACGATGTCCCGCTGCGGGTCTGGCTCCGAGAACACTCCCCCGACGAGGCACGCTAACTCGCGATGGTAAGCAGAATTCCTAGTAGTCGCTCGATGGGGTGGAGGTACTCCTCGTCTCCGTCTATCTCCAGGTGATCGTCGGTGAGTCGGAGAAAGCGCCAGTTGCTTCCGGTGGTGACGGCGCCGTAGAGAATGGGGAGTGTACTGTCTTCGCGTGCATTGAAGATGCGGGCGGCGACCAGCTCGGCGGCACACTGCGCCAGCCCGAGGTTGATCTTCTCGTTCTTGGCCTCGACCACGGCAAAGACAGGCGCATGGATGGAGTATGGGTTGCTGTCGCGGGAGAGCAGGTAGTCGCAGTAACCGTTGAGACCGCGCTCGGCATCCACGTTGAAGTCCACACCGGAAAATAGGCTAATTTGTTGGTCGC
This genomic interval from Armatimonas rosea contains the following:
- a CDS encoding sugar phosphate isomerase/epimerase family protein, with translation MQLGIGAWRWGQHYGRRLKRLEDHYDEALASVKAAGASCFEPFLSEDAADRERLGKAMDRHGLALLSTYRNVRLHEPGAEASFDALTEAALWAKARGAQCLTINAEPLAWGKPQDKTDDQLRLQGRALRALCSTLSAEGVLVAYHIHDAELRHGARELHAMLAAVPAELMGFCFDPQWVHRGCGGSQVAVETLLSLYGERLCCLHLRQTQGGIFTESFQQGGDIDFTPIAAYVTQHCPTIPVYIEQGWEPGTPESLSRTDTDQRSITEARELFGS
- a CDS encoding phytanoyl-CoA dioxygenase family protein: METTALPFRLTDDERRHFNEQGYLIVEDALNREQVARLTALTDTVHEKKLAAGFDPHTALFYPNFIPDAPEFADLVDYEKILPKVWGILGWNIYLYHAHLIVTPPSGKPRDNKTFGWHQDSGRVNQEMESHPRPRLSLKVAYFLSDTSEEGRGNFWIIPGSHLDDTLTLPENREGQPAGAIPVKVKPGTAVFFDRRLWHTASPNWSEITRKILFYGYGYRWIRTKDDMTVQDLWPHSDPIRKQLLGYGTNCNGFYSPTDDDVPLRVWLREHSPDEAR